A single region of the Epinephelus moara isolate mb chromosome 16, YSFRI_EMoa_1.0, whole genome shotgun sequence genome encodes:
- the LOC126402799 gene encoding CDK5 and ABL1 enzyme substrate 2-like isoform X2: protein MATAVCGLQSTGSNSKPVKTHREQRRKTKDSRRRQAALLFLNNISLDGRPHCQHSDENTDQKAAEEQRLRDRDGGATVVPLPAEGQQPVTQVTEPAPAGSGSSSSFPGVFSPIRPPLVMSPAPVGAAALGANEVFLEGGSAAETLTPDTPLSPVPTGHQACSRVKSTPTALSPVPAGNSLDSRQRLRNVSGSPGPKVPKKVHFIKSMRQYDTRGCRIVLICAKRSLYAAFSVLPYGESSHFSDLKLEAQRQRLSSVVAADLLPSLEGMDIGDYGKTVSYAQFLYPTNALVRQKSCGASESSTAQTPQSRFRGNGQRNFTPARLNNSVAQDPPTEEVAEYDPNLLSDPQWPCGRHKRVLIFASYVTTVVEYVKPSDLKKDMNETFREKFPHIKLTLSKIRSLKREMRAMGEDCSLQPVTIAMAFVYFEKLVLQGRLNKQNRKLVAAACVLLAAKISSDLRKPEVSQLIDKLEERFRINRRELIPLEFPVLVALEMGLYLPESKVMPHYRRLVQQG, encoded by the exons ATGGCTACCGCTGTCTGCGGTCTGCAGTCCACCGGCAGCAACAGTAAACCCGTTAAAACACACCGGGAGCAGCGGAGAAAAACGAAGGACTCCAGGAGGAGACAAGCGGCTTTGTTGTTCCTCAATAATATCTCCCTCGACGGACGGCCCCATTGTCAGCACAGCGATGAAAACACCGACCAAAAAGCCGCCGAGGAGCAGCGACTCAGGGACAGAGACGGCGGCGCAACGGTCGTGCCCCTGCCGGCTGAGGGCCAGCAGCCGGTCACCCAGGTGACAGAGCCCGCTCCAGCCGGCAGTGGCTCGTCCTCCAGTTTCCCGGGGGTGTTCAGTCCCATCCGACCTCCTTTGGTGATGTCTCCGGCACCAGTCGGGGCAGCTGCTCTGGGGGCTAATGAGGTATTTTTGGAGGGTGGCAGTGCGGCTGAGACGCTAACCCCCGACACCCCTCTGTCCCCTGTGCCCACCGGACACCAAGCCTGCTCCCGTGTTAAGTCAACGCCCACCGCATTGAGCCCGGTCCCGGCCGGTAATTCCCTGGATTCACGGCAGAG GTTGAGGAATGTGTCTGGCTCTCCTGGACCCAAGGTGCCAAAGAAAGTCCACTTCATCAAGAGTATGAGGCAGTATGATACTAGGGGATGTAG GATCGTGCTGATTTGTGCCAAGCGGTCGCTTTACGCTGCTTTCTCAGTGCTGCCCTATGGAGAGAGTTCTCACTTCAG TGATCTTAAGCTGGAGGCTCAGAGACAAAGGCTGTCGTCTGTGGTGGCTGCTGACCTGCTTCCTTCCCTGGAAGGCATGGACATTGGAGACTATGGCAAG ACGGTGTCATACGCCCAGTTCCTTTATCCGACCAATGCCTTGGTGAGACAGAAGAGCTGCGGTGCATCAGAAAGCTCCACAGCTCAGACCCCTCAGTCCCGTTTCCGTGGCAACGGGCAAAGGAACTTCACCCCGGCTCGTCTGAACAACAGCGTGGCACAGGACCCGC cCACAGAGGAGGTGGCAGAGTACGATCCTAACCTGCTCAGTGACCCTCAGTGGCCCTGTGGCAGACACAAGAGGGTTCTGATATTTGCATCATATGTG ACAACTGTTGTTGAGTATGTGAAACCATCTGACCTGAAGAAGGACATGAATGAGACTTTCAGGGAGAAGTTTCCTCACATTAAGCTGACTCTGAGCAAGATAAGGAG CCTTAAGAGGGAGATGCGTGCCATGGGCGAGGACTGCAGCCTACAGCCCGTCACCATAGCAATGGCTTTTGTTTACTTTGAGAAGTTGGTGCTGCAGGGTCGCCTCAACAAGCAGAACAGGAAGCTGGTGGCGGCGGCTTGCGTGCTGCTGGCTGCAAAGATCAGCAGTGATCTGCGGAAACCAGAAGTCAGCCAGCTCATTGAC AAGCTGGAGGAGCGTTTCCGTATCAACAGACGGGAGTTGATTCCTCTGGAGTTTCCGGTGCTGGTTGCCTTGGAGATGGGACTTTACCTCCCTGAGAGCAAGGTCATGCCCCACTACCGCAGGCTGGTGCAGCAAGGTTAG
- the xkr7a gene encoding XK-related protein 7 has product MAAKSDGAPVSLRNEIPPECPSRSDPRPPQHRPAEQRYSLPDCCWTLCALLVFFSDGASDLWLAADYYLRSEYWCFALTLVFVIVPSVVVQVLSFRWFAYDFSETVESGTAAAAVVAASGAEESDFSTKDSGERGAGRSAAAGVLPGPGTGGGARGCCRAFMWLFQAIIHIFQLAQVWRYVHALYLGVQSRWHRDPERRHYYWRMMFESADISMLRLLESFLKSAPQLVLQLSIMIQAIEVLPLQGLSASASLISLAWMVASYQKVLRDSRDDKLPMTYKAVIVQILWHLFTIGARTLAFALFASVFQLYFGIFIVAHWCIMTFWIIQGETDFCMSKWEEIIYNMMVGIVYVFCWFSVREGHTRCRMLIYSLTVFIENVALTTAWYLYRGPRTSDFYAVIMVCVVASSYALGTFFMFVYYCLLHPDGPVSGWGYIAEKEVPVESLASPATSLPPDLVSSPPRTLQRTKGSEREQGSGVDGDVFQVRPPRGAQAPVPNLTPRTEGPVIRIDLPRKKYPAWDAHFIDRRLRKTILVLESAAPVTPRIQYRCLGTPKEVMEYETTV; this is encoded by the exons ATGGCCGCGAAATCTGATGGTGCACCCGTCTCTCTACGAAACGAAATCCCACCCGAGTGTCCCTCCAGGTCGGACCCGCGGCCTCCCCAGCACCGTCCCGCCGAGCAGCGCTACTCCCTCCCGGACTGCTGCTGGACGCTGTGCGCCCTTTTGGTGTTCTTCTCGGACGGGGCCTCAGACCTGTGGCTGGCCGCGGACTACTATCTAAGGAGTGAATATTGGTGCTTTGCACTGACTCTGGTCTTTGTGATAGTCCCGTCCGTGGTCGTGCAAGTGCTGAGCTTCCGATGGTTCGCCTACGATTTCTCGGAGACCGTCGAGAGCGGCACGGCTGCGGCCGCCGTGGTGGCGGCGTCGGGAGCGGAGGAGAGCgacttcagcaccaaggacagcggCGAGCGGGGCGCTGGCCGCTCTGCCGCGGCCGGGGTGCTGCCAGGGCCGGGCACCGGGGGTGGAGCCCGGGGCTGCTGCAGAGCCTTCATGTGGCTCTTCCAGGCCATCATTCACATCTTTCAGCTGGCACAGGTCTGGAG GTATGTCCACGCCCTGTATTTGGGCGTGCAGAGCCGCTGGCACAGGGACCCCGAGAGGCGTCACTACTATTGGCGCATGATGTTTGAGAGCGCTGATATCAGCATGCTGCGCCTGCTTGAGTCCTTCCTGAAGAGCGCCCCTCAGCTCGTGCTGCAGCTCAGCATCATGATCCAGGCCATTGAGGTGCTGCCCCTTCAGG GGCTTTCAGCTTCTGCCTCACTGATATCCCTCGCCTGGATGGTCGCCTCCTATCAGAAAGTCCTGAGGGACTCCCGAGATGATAAGCTACCCATGACGTACAAGGCCGTCATAGTTCAAATTCTCTGGCACCTGTTCACCATCGGTGCACGCACTCTGGCCTTCGCTCTGTTTGCCTCAGTGTTCCAGCTTTACTTTGGCATCTTCATCGTAGCCCACTGGTGCATCATGACATTTTGGATAATTCAAGGCGAGACGGACTTCTGCATGTCCAAATGGGAGGAGATCATCTACAACATGATGGTGGGCATTGTGTATGTTTTCTGCTGGTTCAGTGTGCGAGAGGGGCACACCCGCTGCAGGATGCTCATCTACAGCCTGACTGTGTTCATTGAGAATGTGGCACTCACCACTGCCTGGTACCTGTACCGTGGCCCTCGTACCTCAGACTTCTACGCCGTCATCATGGTGTGCGTGGTGGCCAGCAGCTACGCTCTGGGCACCTTCTTCATGTTTGTGTATTACTGTCTGCTGCACCCTGACGGCCCTGTCTCAGGGTGGGGTTATATAGCGGAGAAGGAGGTGCCTGTGGAGTCGCTGGCCTCCCCGGCTACCAgcctcccccctgacctggtGAGCAGTCCCCCCAGAACCCTTCAGAGAACTAAAGGGTCAGAAAGAGAGCAGGGGTCTGGGGTAGATGGAGACGTGTTTCAGGTACGACCACCTCGGGGAGCTCAGGCCCCAGTGCCCAACCTCACACCCAGGACAGAGGGGCCTGTCATCCGAATAGACCTGCCCAGGAAGAAGTACCCTGCCTGGGACGCTCACTTCATCGACCGCCGGCTGCGTAAAACCATCCTGGTGCTCGAAAGCGCCGCACCGGTCACGCCAAGGATTCAATACCGCTGTCTGGGCACACCCAAAGAAGTGATGGAGTACGAGACGACCGTGTGA
- the rap1aa gene encoding RAP1A, member of RAS oncogene family a, protein MREYKLVVLGSGGVGKSALTVQFVQGIFVEKYDPTIEDSYRKQVEVDGQQCMLEILDTAGTEQFTAMRDLYMKNGQGFALVYSITAQSTFNDLQDLREQILRVKDTEDVPMILVGNKCDLEDERVVGKEQGQNLARQWNNCAFLETSAKSKINVNEIFYDLVRQINRKTPMEKKKTKKKSSCTLL, encoded by the exons ATGCGTGAGTACAAGCTCGTGGTGCTGGGATCAGGAGGCGTGGGAAAATCAGCACTG ACAGTCCAATTTGTGCAAGGCATTTTTGTGGAGAAGTACGACCCCACAATAGAAGACTCCTACAGAAAG CAAGTCGAGGTCGACGGGCAGCAATGTATGCTTGAAATCCTGGACACGGCCGGAACA GAACAGTTCACGGCTATGAGGGACCTGTACATGAAGAATGGCCAAGGTTTTGCTTTGGTGTACTCCATCACAGCGCAGTCGACATTTAACGACCTACAGGACCTCCGGGAACAGATCCTGCGAGTAAAAGACACAGAGGAC GTTCCAATGATCCTGGTGGGAAACAAATGTGACCTGGAGGACGAGCGTGTGGTTGGCAAGGAGCAGGGTCAGAATCTGGCCCGTCAGTGGAACAACTGTGCCTTTTTAGAGACTTCAGCTAAATCAAAGATCAACGTTAATGAG ATTTTCTATGATCTGGTGAGACAGATCAACAGAAAAACGCCGatggaaaagaagaagacaaaaaagaagTCGAGTTGCACACTGCTCTAA
- the LOC126402799 gene encoding CDK5 and ABL1 enzyme substrate 2-like isoform X1 — protein MATAVCGLQSTGSNSKPVKTHREQRRKTKDSRRRQAALLFLNNISLDGRPHCQHSDENTDQKAAEEQRLRDRDGGATVVPLPAEGQQPVTQVTEPAPAGSGSSSSFPGVFSPIRPPLVMSPAPVGAAALGANEVFLEGGSAAETLTPDTPLSPVPTGHQACSRVKSTPTALSPVPAGNSLDSRQRLRNVSGSPGPKVPKKVHFIKSMRQYDTRGCSDLKLEAQRQRLSSVVAADLLPSLEGMDIGDYGKTVSYAQFLYPTNALVRQKSCGASESSTAQTPQSRFRGNGQRNFTPARLNNSVAQDPPTEEVAEYDPNLLSDPQWPCGRHKRVLIFASYVTTVVEYVKPSDLKKDMNETFREKFPHIKLTLSKIRSLKREMRAMGEDCSLQPVTIAMAFVYFEKLVLQGRLNKQNRKLVAAACVLLAAKISSDLRKPEVSQLIDKLEERFRINRRELIPLEFPVLVALEMGLYLPESKVMPHYRRLVQQG, from the exons ATGGCTACCGCTGTCTGCGGTCTGCAGTCCACCGGCAGCAACAGTAAACCCGTTAAAACACACCGGGAGCAGCGGAGAAAAACGAAGGACTCCAGGAGGAGACAAGCGGCTTTGTTGTTCCTCAATAATATCTCCCTCGACGGACGGCCCCATTGTCAGCACAGCGATGAAAACACCGACCAAAAAGCCGCCGAGGAGCAGCGACTCAGGGACAGAGACGGCGGCGCAACGGTCGTGCCCCTGCCGGCTGAGGGCCAGCAGCCGGTCACCCAGGTGACAGAGCCCGCTCCAGCCGGCAGTGGCTCGTCCTCCAGTTTCCCGGGGGTGTTCAGTCCCATCCGACCTCCTTTGGTGATGTCTCCGGCACCAGTCGGGGCAGCTGCTCTGGGGGCTAATGAGGTATTTTTGGAGGGTGGCAGTGCGGCTGAGACGCTAACCCCCGACACCCCTCTGTCCCCTGTGCCCACCGGACACCAAGCCTGCTCCCGTGTTAAGTCAACGCCCACCGCATTGAGCCCGGTCCCGGCCGGTAATTCCCTGGATTCACGGCAGAG GTTGAGGAATGTGTCTGGCTCTCCTGGACCCAAGGTGCCAAAGAAAGTCCACTTCATCAAGAGTATGAGGCAGTATGATACTAGGGGATGTAG TGATCTTAAGCTGGAGGCTCAGAGACAAAGGCTGTCGTCTGTGGTGGCTGCTGACCTGCTTCCTTCCCTGGAAGGCATGGACATTGGAGACTATGGCAAG ACGGTGTCATACGCCCAGTTCCTTTATCCGACCAATGCCTTGGTGAGACAGAAGAGCTGCGGTGCATCAGAAAGCTCCACAGCTCAGACCCCTCAGTCCCGTTTCCGTGGCAACGGGCAAAGGAACTTCACCCCGGCTCGTCTGAACAACAGCGTGGCACAGGACCCGC cCACAGAGGAGGTGGCAGAGTACGATCCTAACCTGCTCAGTGACCCTCAGTGGCCCTGTGGCAGACACAAGAGGGTTCTGATATTTGCATCATATGTG ACAACTGTTGTTGAGTATGTGAAACCATCTGACCTGAAGAAGGACATGAATGAGACTTTCAGGGAGAAGTTTCCTCACATTAAGCTGACTCTGAGCAAGATAAGGAG CCTTAAGAGGGAGATGCGTGCCATGGGCGAGGACTGCAGCCTACAGCCCGTCACCATAGCAATGGCTTTTGTTTACTTTGAGAAGTTGGTGCTGCAGGGTCGCCTCAACAAGCAGAACAGGAAGCTGGTGGCGGCGGCTTGCGTGCTGCTGGCTGCAAAGATCAGCAGTGATCTGCGGAAACCAGAAGTCAGCCAGCTCATTGAC AAGCTGGAGGAGCGTTTCCGTATCAACAGACGGGAGTTGATTCCTCTGGAGTTTCCGGTGCTGGTTGCCTTGGAGATGGGACTTTACCTCCCTGAGAGCAAGGTCATGCCCCACTACCGCAGGCTGGTGCAGCAAGGTTAG